From Enterococcus mediterraneensis, the proteins below share one genomic window:
- a CDS encoding ABC transporter ATP-binding protein has product MFSTIKRMLAYVGYYKKQFSIGAVLLLLGAALELTSPMIAKRLIDGVMTPSVQTGNLNVLFLVQLLAGYLLINLIGSLFRYISLLQLRKMSNSIVKKMRDQLFDHMHQLPVSYFDQIPAGKVVARITNDTEVLRSNFYVIVISNLMSNIIQIIGAFLALFLLNHTLGLAMLVLIPILGIWQHFYTKYASRYNIAMREYISQISGQLNEFVQGMAVIQAFQREGQLQKEFNETVEKWFKTGRKYLLLDSSIAWGLGNLLRNSTILILITTLSAFFLDGRLAISAGLLYAFIDYINRLYDPIEGLVQTITNVQQSLAAGKRVFEFADQPIEKQQEASININEGNVSFNQVTFGYDPEQVVLHEIDFQVSAGETVALVGHTGSGKSSILNLLFRFYDPQAGTITIDDQVIEEFDRHSVRRSMAIVMQDPYLFTGTIASNIGMNDPSITEEMILSALEQVGAGYLITRYPRGIHHPVVEKGNEFSSGERQLISFARALVFDPKILILDEATSHVDTETETIIQKAMTVLQKGRTTFMIAHRLSTIKQADQILVLDRGRIVERGNHSSLVQAGGIYQQMYQMQSEQL; this is encoded by the coding sequence ATGTTCTCAACGATTAAGCGCATGCTGGCTTATGTAGGCTATTACAAAAAACAATTTTCGATCGGGGCGGTTTTGCTGTTGCTAGGTGCTGCATTGGAATTGACTTCGCCGATGATCGCCAAACGGTTGATTGACGGCGTCATGACACCGTCAGTCCAGACGGGAAATTTGAATGTGCTTTTCTTGGTCCAATTGTTGGCAGGTTACCTGCTGATCAATTTGATCGGCTCGCTGTTTCGTTATATCAGCTTGCTGCAATTGCGCAAAATGTCAAACAGCATTGTTAAAAAAATGCGTGACCAGCTTTTTGACCATATGCACCAATTACCTGTTTCTTATTTCGACCAGATCCCTGCCGGAAAGGTAGTCGCACGGATTACCAATGATACGGAAGTTTTACGTTCCAATTTCTACGTGATCGTCATCAGTAATTTGATGAGCAACATCATTCAAATCATTGGCGCATTCTTGGCACTTTTTTTACTGAATCATACACTTGGTTTGGCTATGCTCGTCTTGATCCCGATTCTAGGCATTTGGCAGCATTTCTACACGAAATATGCTTCTCGTTATAATATTGCGATGCGGGAGTATATTTCTCAAATCAGTGGTCAGTTAAATGAATTTGTTCAAGGAATGGCAGTTATTCAGGCTTTCCAAAGAGAAGGTCAACTGCAGAAGGAGTTTAATGAAACCGTTGAGAAATGGTTTAAAACAGGACGTAAATATCTGTTGTTAGATTCAAGTATTGCTTGGGGATTAGGCAATCTTTTGCGGAATTCAACGATTTTGATCCTGATCACGACATTATCAGCTTTCTTCTTGGATGGCCGGCTGGCTATCTCTGCGGGTTTGCTATATGCCTTTATTGATTATATCAACCGGCTGTATGACCCGATCGAAGGTCTGGTCCAAACGATCACTAATGTTCAGCAGTCACTTGCTGCTGGCAAACGTGTCTTTGAGTTTGCTGATCAGCCAATTGAAAAGCAACAAGAAGCATCCATCAATATCAATGAAGGAAATGTTTCCTTCAATCAGGTAACTTTTGGGTATGACCCAGAACAAGTTGTCTTGCACGAGATTGATTTTCAGGTATCTGCTGGTGAAACAGTTGCATTAGTTGGGCATACAGGGTCGGGGAAATCCAGTATCTTGAATCTGCTGTTCCGGTTTTATGACCCGCAAGCCGGGACCATCACGATCGATGATCAAGTAATCGAAGAATTTGACCGCCACAGCGTTCGTCGTTCAATGGCAATCGTTATGCAAGATCCTTACCTTTTCACAGGGACGATTGCCAGCAATATCGGCATGAATGATCCATCGATTACAGAAGAAATGATTCTCTCAGCATTGGAACAAGTCGGCGCCGGTTATCTAATTACCCGTTATCCCAGAGGAATCCATCATCCGGTCGTAGAAAAAGGGAATGAGTTTTCCAGTGGGGAACGCCAATTGATCAGCTTTGCCCGTGCATTGGTATTTGATCCGAAAATCTTGATTTTAGATGAAGCAACTAGTCACGTAGATACCGAAACGGAGACGATCATTCAAAAAGCAATGACAGTTTTGCAAAAAGGACGGACTACTTTTATGATCGCACACCGACTGTCAACGATCAAGCAAGCAGATCAAATCTTGGTTTTAGATCGAGGTAGAATCGTTGAACGGGGCAATCACTCAAGTCTGGTTCAGGCTGGAGGGATCTATCAGCAAATGTATCAAATGCAGTCAGAGCAGCTCTAA
- a CDS encoding ABC transporter ATP-binding protein yields the protein MKYILQQLMTYFKAHKLRYVIVFIFMVISSAMYVAPIYILRLFIDALIQDDFTMAVLIRYVSLFAGAILLGYIAEFIWTFNLFIGSYDLQKQLRQQLMKHFLNMGAPFYHRFRTGDLMTRSSDDVQVMGMTVGYGLMVFLNTSLYLSFIVAMMAITVSWVLTIIALIPMPLLAYYIFKWGSQVDKAFTEAQNSVSEMNSEVLEIIDGIRVVRAFGLEEATTKQFQQKTTETREKNDIVSEIDSRFGPLITIILAISFVMSFGIGAFLVANQQITIGAMVSFQVYLTMVVWPMISAGDLVNVMQQGAASWRRINEVLQTGDQLESAGQQLVPTIRTIEFSKYNFKYPDTERFVLQDVDLTITKGEVLGIVGKTGSGKTSLLRQFGHRYPYSNQIPLINGQPLTAFQTEEIRRHFSEVPQEHTLFSRTIRENLLFGDPNASEERLWQALALACFDEDVKRMPEELETLVGEKGVSLSGGQKQRLSLARAFLRSSEVLLLDDALSAVDAKTEQAIIANLKEMKNAPTSIIVTHRLSAITEANQVIVLEDGHVIQRGTHQELIAVPGWYQEQYYHQQLKEDDQDVLND from the coding sequence ATGAAATATATTTTACAACAATTAATGACGTACTTTAAAGCGCATAAATTGCGTTATGTAATCGTATTTATTTTTATGGTTATTTCCAGTGCTATGTATGTGGCACCTATCTATATTTTGCGTTTATTCATCGATGCATTGATCCAAGATGACTTCACGATGGCGGTTTTGATTCGCTACGTCAGCTTGTTTGCCGGTGCGATTCTTTTAGGCTATATTGCAGAATTTATTTGGACTTTTAATTTATTTATCGGATCATATGATTTGCAAAAGCAATTGCGTCAGCAACTGATGAAGCACTTCTTGAACATGGGTGCACCTTTTTATCATCGGTTTCGAACAGGAGACTTAATGACCCGTTCCAGTGATGATGTCCAAGTCATGGGGATGACTGTGGGCTATGGGTTGATGGTTTTCTTGAATACGAGCCTCTATTTAAGCTTTATTGTTGCCATGATGGCGATCACGGTCTCTTGGGTATTGACGATCATCGCACTGATTCCGATGCCGCTTTTGGCTTACTACATCTTCAAATGGGGTTCACAAGTAGACAAAGCCTTTACGGAAGCACAAAACTCTGTTTCTGAAATGAATAGTGAAGTGTTGGAAATCATTGATGGAATCCGAGTGGTGCGAGCGTTTGGCTTAGAGGAGGCAACAACAAAGCAATTTCAACAAAAAACAACAGAAACTCGTGAAAAAAATGATATCGTTTCCGAGATTGATTCCCGTTTTGGGCCGCTGATTACAATCATTTTGGCGATTAGTTTTGTTATGAGTTTTGGGATCGGTGCTTTCCTAGTAGCCAATCAGCAAATCACGATTGGTGCGATGGTTTCGTTCCAAGTCTATCTAACGATGGTGGTTTGGCCGATGATTTCAGCAGGAGATCTGGTAAATGTAATGCAGCAAGGGGCGGCTTCTTGGCGTCGGATCAATGAAGTATTGCAGACTGGCGATCAACTGGAATCTGCAGGGCAGCAACTTGTACCGACGATCCGAACAATCGAATTTTCAAAGTACAATTTTAAATACCCGGATACGGAACGATTTGTCTTACAAGATGTCGATTTGACTATTACAAAGGGAGAAGTGCTGGGAATCGTCGGCAAAACGGGGAGTGGTAAGACTTCCTTGTTACGACAATTTGGACATCGGTATCCCTATTCAAATCAAATTCCATTGATCAATGGTCAGCCTTTGACTGCTTTTCAGACAGAAGAGATCCGCCGCCACTTTTCAGAAGTTCCACAAGAGCATACGTTGTTTTCACGGACGATTCGAGAAAATCTACTGTTTGGAGATCCAAACGCATCTGAAGAGCGCTTGTGGCAAGCGTTGGCGCTGGCCTGTTTCGACGAAGACGTCAAACGGATGCCAGAAGAACTTGAAACATTAGTCGGGGAGAAGGGTGTTTCTTTATCTGGCGGTCAAAAGCAGCGCTTGTCGCTAGCACGGGCATTTCTTCGAAGTAGTGAGGTGCTGTTGTTGGATGATGCATTGTCAGCTGTCGATGCAAAGACAGAACAAGCGATCATCGCAAACCTTAAAGAAATGAAAAATGCACCAACTTCGATCATCGTGACCCACCGCTTATCTGCCATCACAGAAGCCAATCAAGTGATCGTTTTGGAAGATGGGCATGTGATCCAAAGAGGGACCCATCAAGAGCTGATTGCAGTTCCCGGTTGGTACCAAGAACAATATTATCATCAACAGTTAAAGGAGGACGATCAAGATGTTCTCAACGATTAA